The following coding sequences are from one Epinephelus fuscoguttatus linkage group LG5, E.fuscoguttatus.final_Chr_v1 window:
- the LOC125889505 gene encoding RILP-like protein 1 isoform X2, which translates to MEAPEAHTDTKNTEGCFHRTFSALTVDDVYEIAKQIGTEVEKLIDGCGKDSVVGLVPKIVKVLELLESFASRNHAHRLREEELLKTFETIQLQQQKKRGGKDSEEGNEKHEIRELQQKEQQWRKRCEELQAQVQQLQEDREELQSRLRGSHAQEDRVQRQEREVMLKLKGVVDKQRDELRAKAQEITTISKEVEALQEQLERFMKMNAELRHKQNVLQTQLKSTVERKADMEADLKEKSKEIEILQTQLNRTNSNGPFSSSQTAPVSKKKSTVDQKDPDQPCFTKKEVRDIIFERNELKTNLFLVQEELNYYQREILSEERCPGFLLEAVRSAISKRRKLIKAKMLGIPVNECSSSDEEERSSLFGQTEVDGTEVDGTDKPAESRIRNLFGFLTRSGSGRSPTHMSNSASSWEIIGDSEAADETGQPSP; encoded by the exons ATGGAGGCACCTGAAGCACACACGGACACCAAAAACACGGAGGGCTGTTTTCACAGGACCTTCTCAGCTCTAACCGTGGACGATGTGTATGAGATAGCCAAACAGATCGGCACCGAGGTGGAGAAACTCATCGACGGCTGTGGCAAAGACAGCGTCGTGGGGCTGGTGCCgaagatagttaaagtgttggAGCTGCTGGAGAGCTTCGCGTCGAGGAACCATGCTCACAGACTGAGGGAAGAGGAGCTGCTCAAAACCTTCGAGACCAtacagctacagcagcagaagaaacGTGGAGGGAAAGACAGCGAGGAGGGCAACGAGAAACATGAAATACGG gagctgcagcagaagGAGCAGCAGTGGAGGAAGAGGTGTGAGGAGCTGCAGGCCCAGGTGCAGCAGCTCCAGGAGGACAGGGAGGAGCTGCAGAGCAGGCTGAGGGGCAGCCATGCACAGGAGG atCGAGTCCAGCGGCAGGAGCGAGAGGTGATGCTGAAGCTTAAGGGGGTGGTGGACAAGCAGAGAGACGAGCTAAGAGCCAAAGCTCAGGAGATAACCACCATTTCCAAAGAGGTGGAGGCG ctCCAGGAGCAGCTAGAGCGCTTCATGAAGATGAATGCGGAGCTGCGACACAAGCAGAACGTACTGCAGACCCAGCTGAAGAGCACAGTGGAGAGGAAGGCCGACATGGAGGCCGACCTGAAGGAGAAAAGCAAAGAGATAGAAATCCTCCAAACACAGCTGAACAGAACCAACAGCAACGGCCCT TTCAGTTCAAGTCAAACAGCTCCTGTGTCCAAGAAAAAGTCGACAGTCGACCAGAAGGATCCAGATCAGCCGTGTTTCACCAAGAAGGAGGTGCGTGACATCATTTTCGAGAGGAACGAGCTCAAAACTAACCTCTTCCTGGTGCAGGAGGAGCTCAACTACTATCAGAG GGAGATCCTAAGTGAGGAGAGGTGTCCAGGTTTCCTATTAGAAGCCGTCCGCTCCGCCATCAGTAAAAGGAGAAAGCTCATTAAGGCAAAGATGCTCGGGATTCCTGTGAACGAATGCAGCAGCAG TGacgaggaggagaggagctctCTGTTTGGACAGACAGAAGTAGACGGGACTGAAGTTGACGGAACTGACAAACCAGCTGAGTCACGCATACGAAACCT CTTTGGCTTCCTGACACGGTCGGGCAGCGGCCGGAGCCCCACCCACATGAGCAACTCCGCCTCCAGCTGGGAAATCATCGGAGACTCAGAGGCAGCTGATGAGACGGGGCAACCGTCCCCTTGA
- the LOC125889505 gene encoding RILP-like protein 1 isoform X1: MEAPEAHTDTKNTEGCFHRTFSALTVDDVYEIAKQIGTEVEKLIDGCGKDSVVGLVPKIVKVLELLESFASRNHAHRLREEELLKTFETIQLQQQKKRGGKDSEEGNEKHEIRQELQQKEQQWRKRCEELQAQVQQLQEDREELQSRLRGSHAQEDRVQRQEREVMLKLKGVVDKQRDELRAKAQEITTISKEVEALQEQLERFMKMNAELRHKQNVLQTQLKSTVERKADMEADLKEKSKEIEILQTQLNRTNSNGPFSSSQTAPVSKKKSTVDQKDPDQPCFTKKEVRDIIFERNELKTNLFLVQEELNYYQREILSEERCPGFLLEAVRSAISKRRKLIKAKMLGIPVNECSSSDEEERSSLFGQTEVDGTEVDGTDKPAESRIRNLFGFLTRSGSGRSPTHMSNSASSWEIIGDSEAADETGQPSP, translated from the exons ATGGAGGCACCTGAAGCACACACGGACACCAAAAACACGGAGGGCTGTTTTCACAGGACCTTCTCAGCTCTAACCGTGGACGATGTGTATGAGATAGCCAAACAGATCGGCACCGAGGTGGAGAAACTCATCGACGGCTGTGGCAAAGACAGCGTCGTGGGGCTGGTGCCgaagatagttaaagtgttggAGCTGCTGGAGAGCTTCGCGTCGAGGAACCATGCTCACAGACTGAGGGAAGAGGAGCTGCTCAAAACCTTCGAGACCAtacagctacagcagcagaagaaacGTGGAGGGAAAGACAGCGAGGAGGGCAACGAGAAACATGAAATACGG caggagctgcagcagaagGAGCAGCAGTGGAGGAAGAGGTGTGAGGAGCTGCAGGCCCAGGTGCAGCAGCTCCAGGAGGACAGGGAGGAGCTGCAGAGCAGGCTGAGGGGCAGCCATGCACAGGAGG atCGAGTCCAGCGGCAGGAGCGAGAGGTGATGCTGAAGCTTAAGGGGGTGGTGGACAAGCAGAGAGACGAGCTAAGAGCCAAAGCTCAGGAGATAACCACCATTTCCAAAGAGGTGGAGGCG ctCCAGGAGCAGCTAGAGCGCTTCATGAAGATGAATGCGGAGCTGCGACACAAGCAGAACGTACTGCAGACCCAGCTGAAGAGCACAGTGGAGAGGAAGGCCGACATGGAGGCCGACCTGAAGGAGAAAAGCAAAGAGATAGAAATCCTCCAAACACAGCTGAACAGAACCAACAGCAACGGCCCT TTCAGTTCAAGTCAAACAGCTCCTGTGTCCAAGAAAAAGTCGACAGTCGACCAGAAGGATCCAGATCAGCCGTGTTTCACCAAGAAGGAGGTGCGTGACATCATTTTCGAGAGGAACGAGCTCAAAACTAACCTCTTCCTGGTGCAGGAGGAGCTCAACTACTATCAGAG GGAGATCCTAAGTGAGGAGAGGTGTCCAGGTTTCCTATTAGAAGCCGTCCGCTCCGCCATCAGTAAAAGGAGAAAGCTCATTAAGGCAAAGATGCTCGGGATTCCTGTGAACGAATGCAGCAGCAG TGacgaggaggagaggagctctCTGTTTGGACAGACAGAAGTAGACGGGACTGAAGTTGACGGAACTGACAAACCAGCTGAGTCACGCATACGAAACCT CTTTGGCTTCCTGACACGGTCGGGCAGCGGCCGGAGCCCCACCCACATGAGCAACTCCGCCTCCAGCTGGGAAATCATCGGAGACTCAGAGGCAGCTGATGAGACGGGGCAACCGTCCCCTTGA